In one Bactrocera tryoni isolate S06 chromosome 5, CSIRO_BtryS06_freeze2, whole genome shotgun sequence genomic region, the following are encoded:
- the LOC120778401 gene encoding uncharacterized protein LOC120778401, translating into MKFIRVIFSISCVLALVTSMNDMGSLSFKCIFDPHKTITKIIPGQLVIQHENEYRYNYKTTLQPVDCFINVAKNSIINKRVDNIKELEVQNLRRVEDPLNGIEYNEYIQARKANEIENSNEVREGLQKRKLKRVINTKDGAEIEIYYRSIDEDKQFKNQKFKQITKIVSSKKATDIIPSKNKTIQNLRKPTVYQRSINEDKLFKTKNYTKITKRLKSKYLNGKVGLAKNSKGKVKSLFKDFCNSESVGLKSSNSESCFRTKLVSENYDLETSSGIAASNDISALALIESDKKPIPAVLEGNGIEIQSSHENNIMERKSPVYSEMPRTSNKISDHKSKHALFNKISSDNLLENILFNPGFIYA; encoded by the exons ATGAAg TTTATCAGAGTGATATTTTCAATCAGCTGCGTCTTAGCCTTAGTCACAAGCATGAACGACATGGGATCGCTGAGTTTTAAATGCATCTTCGATCCACATAAGACTATTACCAAAATAATACCTGGTCAACTTGTTATACAACATGAAAATGAGTATAgatataattataaaacaacATTACAACCAGTAGACTGTTTCATAAATGTGGCGAAAAATTCTATTATAAATAAGAGAGTGGATAATATAAAAGAACTTGAAGTACAGAATTTGAGGAGAGTCGAAGACCCACTAAACGGCATAGAGTACAATGAATATATACAAGCACGAAAAGCAAATGAAATAGAGAACTCAAACGAGGTGAGAGAGGGTctacaaaaaagaaaactgaAACGCGTTATTAACACAAAAGATGGCGCTGAAATAGAAATCTATTATAGATCCATAGATGaagataaacaatttaaaaatcaaaagtttAAGCAAATAACGAAAATTGTTAGCTCGAAAAAAGCAACCGATATAATaccaagcaaaaataaaacgatACAAAATTTGCGAAAACCCACCGTTTATCAGAGATCTATAAACGAGGACAagttattcaaaacaaaaaattacacaaaaataaCGAAACGGTTGAAATCAAAGTACCTTAATGGAAAAGTGGGCTTGGCCAAAAATTCGAAAGGCAAAgtgaaaagtttatttaaagACTTTTGCAATAGCGAAAGTGTAGGCTTGAAAAGCTCAAACAGTGAAAGTTGTTTTAGAACAAAGTTGGTCAGTGAAAATTACGATCTAGAAACAAGTAGTGGCATTGCAGCTAGCAATGACATATCAGCTTTAGCTTTAATTGAGTCTGATAAAAAGCCGATCCCGGCAGTCTTGGAAGGAAATGGTATCGAAATTCAAAGCTctcatgaaaataatataatggaGCGCAAGAGTCCAGTTTATAGTGAGATGCCTAGAACATCTAATAAAATTTCCGACCATAAATCGAAGCATgcgttatttaataaaattagttctgataatttgttggaaaatattttgtttaatccAGGGTTTATTTATGCTTAA
- the LOC120777918 gene encoding SPRY domain-containing SOCS box protein 3: MSHRRQLYINATQRPVEPFCDCTFPKSVLLATYKGYLPDLVNCRCGERVVENKNENLERTVTKDSNLEKAPEEIVCQPNGLQWSWEQNETTDTLIKGADITFHPTYSQGTAIVRSERPLKTGMVHFWEMRIITPLSGTDVMFGIGTDKVELNQFQYHFVSALGTNAQSWGFSYNGKIQHNGVQLPYGLKFSQGCIVGICLDRARGTLEFYLNRRSLGVAYTNIPLDPEVKLYAMVCSTAAKSVVRLINSTSQADCLQLRAFKALSKQPKDLQLLRQMPGFRGILNDYWFLTPPVRYSRRNAASELDIADEAVLSKSRLSRKQKYKDDDFDIDDLYSNAHKIAMRCSPEKDDDLHPSEFFDEYFHFLF; the protein is encoded by the exons ATGTCTCATCGTCGCCAACTATACataaacgctacacagcgaccCGTTGAACCCTTTTGTGATTGTACATTTCCGAAAAGTGTCTTGCTGGCCACTTATAAAGGATATCTACCAGATTTAGTGAATTGTCGTTGTGGTGAACGtgttgtggaaaataaaaatgaaaatttagaacgTACTGTCACAAAAGATTCTAATCTGGAGAAAGCGCCGGAGGAAATTGTGTGTCAACCGAATGGTTTGCAATGGAGTTGGGAACAGAATGAAACAACTGACACCTTGATCAAAGGTGCTGACATCACTTTTCACCCTACCTATAGTCAGGGTACTGCAATTGTGCGCAGTGAACGGCCTCTTAAGACGGGCATGGTGCATTTCTGGGAGATGCGCATCATAACGCCACTATCCGGCACCGATGTG ATGTTCGGTATTGGCACCGATAAAGTTGAGCTCAATCAATTCCAGTATCATTTCGTTTCGGCGCTCGGCACAAATGCACAATCCTGGGGTTTTTCCTACAATGGCAAAATACAACATAACGGCGTACAATTGCCGTATGGCCTCAAATTCTCCCAGGGTTGTATTGTGGGCATTTGTCTGGATCGTGCGCGTGGCACATTGGAATTCTATTTGAATCGTCGCTCATTGGGCGTGGCCTATACGAATATACCGTTGGATCCGGAGGTCAAACTCTACGCTATGGTCTGTTCGACAGCCGCCAAGTCAGTGGTGCGTTTAATTAATTCCACCTCGCAAGCGGATTGTCTGCAATTGCGCGCTTTTAAAGCGCTCTCCAAACAGCCGAAAGATTTGCAGTTACTACGTCAGATGCCCGGTTTTCGTGGTATATTGAATGATTATTGGTTCCTAACGCCGCCTGTGCGTTATTCACGTCGCAATGCCGCTAGCGAATTGGATATTGCCGATGAGGCGGTGCTATCGAAATCGAGACTGAGCAGAAAGCAGAAATATAAAG ATGATGACTTTGACATAGATGATCTCTACTCAAATGCGCACAAAATAGCAATGCGTTGCAGCCCAGAAAAGGACGATGATTTGCATCCGAGCGAATTTTTCGATGAATACTTTCATTTCCTATTTTAA